In Pelagicoccus albus, the following are encoded in one genomic region:
- a CDS encoding AAA family ATPase, giving the protein MSEAIFKKRKLILVTGMPAAGKTTFAQSLGKKTGSCIIDIDTATEPVVRAAMEKLNGNPDDRDSPLFKDTFRDAIYETLFCIADANLPHTDVILTGPFTKELSNANWPQHIAQKLKSPCEVRNVFLHCDPELRKQRLINRANPRDNGKLANWEKHLSYYDTESFPAYPHIAIDTGMEKPAERALEAGLFE; this is encoded by the coding sequence ATGAGTGAAGCCATTTTCAAAAAGAGAAAGCTAATCCTTGTCACAGGCATGCCTGCGGCGGGTAAAACGACCTTTGCCCAGTCGCTAGGAAAAAAAACCGGCAGCTGTATCATTGATATTGATACAGCTACCGAGCCTGTAGTCCGAGCGGCAATGGAGAAACTAAACGGGAATCCAGATGATCGCGACAGCCCTCTTTTCAAGGACACGTTCCGAGACGCGATCTACGAGACTCTATTCTGCATCGCCGACGCGAATCTTCCACATACCGACGTCATACTCACCGGCCCCTTCACCAAGGAGCTAAGCAATGCGAACTGGCCACAGCATATAGCCCAAAAGCTGAAGTCACCGTGCGAGGTCAGAAACGTTTTCCTTCACTGTGATCCCGAGCTGAGAAAACAAAGACTGATCAATCGGGCCAACCCCAGAGACAACGGGAAGCTGGCGAACTGGGAGAAACACTTGAGCTACTACGATACGGAGAGCTTTCCCGCCTACCCGCATATCGCAATCGACACGGGTATGGAAAAGCCGGCTGAGCGTGCACTCGAAGCCGGCTTGTTTGAGTAA
- a CDS encoding TonB-dependent receptor, which yields MSRRRAQTLLWATALLVSPFLSAQDESEEDEIFELSPFTVEGDENQGYRATSTLAGTRIRTDLKDVGSAISVVTEEFLRDTGAVDNQSLLVYTTNTEVGGVGGNFAGRGNGPTVNDDFATSPSQNTRVRGLASADNTRNYFLSDIPWDGYNVSRVDMQRGPNAILFGLGSPAGIINTTTDSASFEDESEVELRFGSYGSTRLSFKSNKVVLEDELSVMVAGLMEDQKYRQKPAFEEDQRLFVAFRYDPKFLNGDSSSFKISGSYEDGTIDANRPRSITPMDRITQFWDPVLDSSGNYPLYGGTGGWVGTPLGAEDMSGLYGLGVNRSMVEDEDGNSVPNPNYIPMIGNFGQNFGGPLTVFPYSSTTELSGTTVHEIKTFTGLAPDGSIDGNISNPYQRLTSIDSYVTYARQANLPAWETGQYKNIYLQDASVFDFWNTLIDGPNKAEWEGFNALNLSVEQTFFNNKLGYELAFYDQTYDRGNVSMMNNGANIAIMIDTNTTLGDGSANPNLGRAFIADSAQGGNNLYAQDRDAMRFTVFAEYDFTDKNQDGWLNRLLGRHNFTGLYVEDNRESSNTSFQRYMTGPSNHDQLQQPGSSWSSNEVAVNTVHYLGGSLLGYSSATNLNIPGVTAVHTPVSGMYYSFDATWNADGVDPGALWIGPDGGESTQSENPANYVGWTYRPYEVLTALDGKTLVNYDLVTGSNIAREEVESEALVWQGYFWDGALVGTYGWREDTDSAWQLNAGTVLSDGESITDSATRVVDIRNPLYTYDAVPAAVESGQSQSWSAVVHLNKFLGDRLPLNVSFSYNESENFQPGAGRVDLFGQPIASPNGSTVDKSLYITTKDNRYALKITDYETTVYDSSSSYIDGTWFIGNMVSWGTNWANIADYNISDGYTLDGVWDPSNTDNSWRYNYDDPDVEAAAIAAWRQFTAAIPEKFTTAWGFNGDLNTDVISFYQSQPAGLAYTQDAISRGTEFELVANPTDNWRISLNASKTEAIRNNVGGAALIEWVEFVDSWIQDTAAGDIRIWWKGGPTVRDEWNGTFRSNFALTELQEGTATPELREWRYNLVTSYDFKDGKLAGTNVGMSYRWEDNVVIGYPLVEVDGGYSFDLSSPYRGPSEDHVDFWIGKSLRLNDKIDWRIQLNVRDAFAKKELVPISTQPNGDVAAVRIPGTTSWQLTNTFSF from the coding sequence TTGTCTAGACGTCGGGCCCAAACTCTCCTTTGGGCCACGGCGCTTCTAGTTTCTCCATTCCTTTCGGCTCAGGATGAGAGCGAGGAGGATGAAATATTCGAACTATCTCCCTTCACGGTCGAAGGTGACGAAAACCAAGGTTATCGTGCCACGAGTACGCTGGCTGGTACCCGTATCCGTACCGATCTCAAGGATGTCGGCTCCGCCATTTCCGTCGTTACCGAAGAATTCCTTCGCGATACGGGGGCGGTCGATAATCAGTCTTTGCTCGTTTATACGACCAACACTGAAGTGGGAGGCGTAGGAGGAAACTTTGCCGGACGCGGCAATGGCCCGACCGTCAATGACGATTTCGCGACCAGTCCTTCGCAGAACACTCGTGTTCGAGGCCTTGCTTCCGCCGACAACACTAGAAACTACTTCCTGTCCGATATCCCTTGGGATGGATACAACGTGAGTCGCGTCGATATGCAGCGCGGACCAAACGCTATCTTGTTCGGTTTGGGCAGTCCAGCAGGTATCATCAATACAACTACTGATTCCGCTAGCTTCGAAGATGAGTCCGAAGTCGAGCTACGTTTTGGCAGCTACGGCAGTACCCGTCTCTCTTTTAAATCGAACAAGGTTGTTCTTGAGGATGAGCTTTCTGTCATGGTTGCAGGACTTATGGAGGATCAAAAGTATCGCCAGAAGCCCGCTTTCGAAGAGGACCAGAGATTGTTCGTAGCCTTCCGCTACGACCCAAAATTCCTCAATGGAGACAGCAGCAGCTTCAAGATTTCGGGTAGCTACGAAGACGGAACAATCGACGCGAACCGTCCGCGTTCGATTACCCCGATGGACCGCATTACTCAGTTCTGGGATCCGGTCCTTGATTCTTCCGGAAATTACCCGCTCTATGGCGGTACCGGAGGTTGGGTCGGAACACCGTTGGGAGCGGAAGACATGTCAGGCCTCTATGGCTTAGGTGTGAACCGCTCCATGGTGGAGGATGAAGATGGTAACTCCGTTCCCAATCCGAACTACATCCCAATGATCGGGAACTTTGGTCAGAACTTCGGTGGACCGCTTACCGTGTTCCCTTATTCTTCCACGACTGAATTGTCGGGAACGACTGTCCATGAAATCAAGACCTTCACCGGATTGGCTCCGGACGGAAGCATCGATGGAAACATCAGCAATCCATACCAGCGTCTGACTTCGATCGACTCGTACGTAACCTATGCTCGACAGGCAAACCTTCCAGCATGGGAAACCGGTCAGTACAAGAACATCTACCTGCAGGACGCGAGCGTATTTGATTTCTGGAACACGCTCATCGACGGGCCGAACAAAGCGGAGTGGGAAGGGTTTAACGCTCTAAACCTCTCCGTGGAACAAACATTCTTCAATAACAAGCTCGGCTACGAGTTGGCATTTTACGATCAAACCTATGATCGTGGAAATGTCAGCATGATGAATAATGGCGCAAATATCGCCATCATGATCGATACCAATACGACCCTAGGAGATGGCTCTGCTAATCCTAACCTCGGTCGCGCGTTTATTGCGGATTCAGCCCAAGGTGGAAACAATCTCTACGCTCAAGACAGAGATGCCATGCGTTTCACTGTATTCGCTGAATACGACTTCACGGATAAGAATCAAGACGGTTGGCTCAATCGCTTGTTGGGACGCCATAACTTCACTGGACTCTACGTGGAGGACAATCGGGAAAGCTCCAACACCTCGTTCCAACGCTACATGACGGGTCCTTCGAATCATGATCAGTTGCAGCAGCCTGGCTCTTCCTGGAGCTCTAACGAAGTTGCTGTGAACACTGTTCACTACTTGGGCGGATCCCTGCTTGGCTATAGCTCGGCAACCAATCTGAATATCCCAGGTGTTACCGCCGTTCATACTCCTGTATCCGGTATGTACTACAGCTTTGATGCGACTTGGAATGCCGACGGCGTAGATCCAGGAGCACTTTGGATTGGTCCAGATGGAGGCGAGTCCACACAGTCTGAAAATCCAGCGAACTACGTTGGTTGGACCTATCGACCTTACGAAGTGCTGACCGCTCTAGACGGTAAGACTCTCGTAAACTACGATCTGGTTACTGGCAGTAACATCGCCCGCGAAGAGGTGGAGTCCGAGGCCTTGGTCTGGCAGGGATACTTCTGGGACGGAGCTTTGGTAGGAACCTACGGTTGGAGAGAAGATACCGACTCTGCTTGGCAGCTCAACGCGGGCACGGTCCTCTCCGATGGGGAGTCTATCACTGATTCCGCCACTCGCGTAGTTGATATCCGGAATCCACTTTATACTTACGACGCGGTTCCAGCTGCAGTGGAATCAGGCCAATCCCAGAGCTGGAGTGCGGTTGTGCACCTCAACAAGTTCCTTGGAGATCGTCTTCCGCTCAATGTCAGTTTCTCTTACAACGAGTCGGAAAACTTCCAGCCTGGCGCCGGACGAGTCGACCTGTTTGGTCAGCCAATCGCATCACCAAATGGCTCTACAGTGGACAAGAGCTTGTACATCACGACCAAGGACAATCGTTATGCTCTAAAGATCACGGACTACGAGACCACAGTTTACGATTCTAGCTCTAGCTACATCGATGGTACTTGGTTTATCGGCAACATGGTTTCATGGGGAACCAACTGGGCGAATATCGCAGATTACAACATCTCTGACGGATACACCTTGGATGGCGTTTGGGATCCTTCCAACACGGACAACAGCTGGCGTTACAACTACGACGATCCAGATGTTGAAGCCGCTGCGATCGCTGCATGGCGTCAATTCACCGCTGCTATCCCTGAAAAGTTCACAACCGCATGGGGCTTTAATGGAGATTTGAATACGGACGTTATTTCCTTCTATCAGTCGCAACCTGCCGGTTTGGCATACACGCAAGATGCAATCTCGAGAGGAACAGAGTTCGAACTCGTCGCGAATCCGACCGATAACTGGAGAATCTCGCTCAACGCCTCCAAGACCGAAGCGATCCGCAACAACGTAGGTGGCGCGGCTCTTATCGAGTGGGTCGAGTTCGTTGATTCCTGGATACAAGACACCGCCGCGGGCGACATCCGCATCTGGTGGAAAGGTGGACCGACTGTACGTGATGAGTGGAATGGTACCTTCCGTTCAAACTTCGCCCTTACCGAGCTGCAGGAAGGCACTGCTACTCCTGAGTTGAGAGAGTGGCGCTACAACCTTGTTACTAGCTACGACTTCAAGGACGGAAAACTCGCCGGAACAAACGTCGGCATGAGCTACCGTTGGGAAGACAACGTTGTGATTGGCTACCCGCTTGTTGAAGTGGACGGCGGTTACTCCTTCGATCTGAGCAGCCCCTATCGCGGACCTTCGGAAGATCACGTCGACTTCTGGATCGGAAAGAGTCTGAGGCTTAACGACAAGATTGATTGGCGAATACAGCTAAACGTACGGGATGCGTTCGCCAAAAAGGAATTGGTTCCGATATCGACCCAGCCAAACGGAGACGTAGCAGCGGTTCGAATACCGGGTACCACAAGTTGGCAGCTTACTAATACCTTCTCATTCTAA
- the lnt gene encoding apolipoprotein N-acyltransferase translates to MITGLAQWFEANRKGIAHVIACVLTPLFYVASFPPFEVNEAAYVFLVPFVIWLSFAPSLRSVFLTALGIGWASWIALIFWLHHVTWAGMISLAGVMGLYFALWALGTAWLANRARGEGMWTGIPLTLGAAGLWVVFEHIRGFFLTGFPWLPLSASQATEPIMLQSASIFGSWVVSFAIVLLNFGVAAYLLRLVQYARTRKRGICPEFYVALSFIVAISFLLLRLSSGQQREAAFRAAVIQPNIPQNQKWDQAFERKIVNQLEWQTLALKASQPDAAFWPETVLPYPLNDDGVMEAWGTRLATGLGSPIFAGAMGIEKGEGETEWYNSVFVIRPEYGLFPLYYSKQHLVPFGEYIPLRSFWPWIEKVVPINGDIYPGQKTQLLPLDLPDNTLRVGSLVCYEDVFPSISRDAVKEGASLLFVASNSAWYGRSGAAAQHRAHSILRAVETRRPIIRVGNDGWTGWIDEFGSIKGSLDPWEQSATVFEISRDRRWVGKQTFYVKYGDWFVWCCWLIFGVSLWLAPKFIEEPV, encoded by the coding sequence ATGATCACCGGTCTGGCCCAATGGTTTGAAGCGAATCGAAAGGGAATCGCCCACGTAATCGCGTGCGTTTTGACGCCGCTTTTTTACGTGGCGAGTTTTCCTCCCTTCGAGGTTAACGAGGCGGCTTACGTTTTTCTGGTTCCTTTTGTCATTTGGCTGAGCTTCGCTCCCTCATTGCGTTCCGTATTCCTTACTGCCTTGGGGATTGGCTGGGCTTCCTGGATCGCGCTAATCTTTTGGCTGCACCACGTCACTTGGGCGGGTATGATTTCCCTCGCGGGAGTGATGGGGCTCTATTTTGCCCTGTGGGCCCTGGGAACAGCTTGGTTGGCGAATCGGGCGAGGGGCGAGGGGATGTGGACCGGGATTCCTCTCACTTTGGGAGCTGCGGGCTTGTGGGTAGTCTTCGAACACATTCGCGGATTTTTCCTAACTGGCTTCCCTTGGCTCCCGTTGTCTGCAAGCCAGGCAACTGAGCCGATTATGCTGCAGAGCGCTTCCATTTTTGGAAGCTGGGTCGTGTCCTTTGCCATCGTTCTATTAAATTTTGGCGTGGCTGCCTACCTGTTGCGCTTGGTCCAATATGCCCGCACGCGAAAGCGTGGAATCTGTCCGGAGTTTTACGTCGCTCTGTCGTTTATTGTGGCGATCAGTTTTCTGCTCTTGAGGTTGAGTTCAGGACAGCAGCGAGAAGCAGCCTTTCGGGCGGCGGTGATTCAGCCAAACATCCCTCAAAACCAGAAATGGGATCAGGCTTTTGAGCGAAAAATCGTCAACCAGCTCGAGTGGCAAACCCTTGCTCTAAAAGCGTCCCAGCCAGATGCCGCATTTTGGCCGGAAACTGTACTTCCGTATCCGCTCAATGATGACGGTGTCATGGAGGCCTGGGGAACTCGATTGGCGACTGGACTTGGATCTCCCATCTTCGCGGGAGCGATGGGAATCGAGAAGGGCGAAGGCGAGACCGAATGGTACAACAGCGTATTCGTCATCCGGCCTGAGTATGGATTGTTTCCCCTGTACTACTCGAAGCAGCACCTTGTTCCGTTTGGCGAATACATTCCGCTACGCTCGTTTTGGCCTTGGATCGAGAAGGTCGTTCCGATCAACGGAGACATCTACCCCGGGCAGAAGACTCAGTTGCTTCCATTGGATTTGCCGGATAATACTTTGAGGGTGGGGTCGCTGGTCTGTTACGAAGACGTTTTCCCTAGCATATCCCGCGACGCTGTGAAGGAGGGGGCAAGTCTCTTGTTTGTGGCAAGCAACAGCGCTTGGTATGGTAGGAGCGGAGCAGCCGCTCAACATCGGGCGCACTCCATCTTAAGGGCGGTGGAAACCCGCCGCCCCATCATTCGAGTGGGCAATGATGGCTGGACCGGCTGGATTGATGAATTCGGCAGTATCAAAGGCTCGCTCGACCCTTGGGAACAATCAGCGACGGTTTTCGAGATTTCTCGAGACCGCCGCTGGGTAGGAAAACAAACCTTTTACGTCAAATACGGAGACTGGTTTGTCTGGTGCTGCTGGTTGATTTTCGGAGTTTCGCTTTGGCTTGCTCCGAAGTTCATCGAAGAGCCCGTTTAG
- a CDS encoding gamma carbonic anhydrase family protein: MTLEEQFETFLDKDPQVPASAYVAPEAVLIGDVRLGENASVWPCTVLRGDINYIEIGDRSNVQDGSIVHLADDLPVVIGNDVTIGHGAIIHACTIQDECLIGMGATVLDGAVIGHHSIVGAGSLVTPRTIIPPGSMVMGSPAKVKRALSEEEQAKVKDWAAKYVKVSAAFKKRAEA; encoded by the coding sequence ATGACACTCGAAGAACAATTCGAAACCTTCCTCGACAAAGACCCGCAAGTCCCTGCCAGCGCCTACGTCGCCCCTGAGGCCGTTCTCATCGGAGACGTGCGCCTAGGCGAGAACGCTAGCGTTTGGCCCTGCACCGTCTTACGAGGAGATATCAACTACATCGAAATCGGTGACCGCTCAAACGTACAGGACGGCTCCATCGTTCATCTAGCCGACGACCTACCCGTAGTCATCGGAAACGATGTGACTATTGGACACGGAGCTATCATCCATGCTTGTACCATCCAGGACGAATGCCTGATCGGCATGGGAGCCACTGTGCTGGACGGCGCTGTGATCGGACACCACTCGATCGTGGGAGCTGGATCTCTCGTCACGCCTCGCACCATCATCCCTCCTGGAAGCATGGTTATGGGTTCCCCGGCCAAGGTAAAACGTGCCTTGAGCGAAGAGGAACAGGCTAAGGTAAAGGATTGGGCGGCCAAATACGTCAAGGTCTCGGCTGCCTTTAAAAAGCGTGCTGAAGCCTAA
- a CDS encoding amidohydrolase family protein — MVIDSHIHLYPEELSKDPESWAKRRGEGYWLDCVAPPKSKSLQAWRRVDELLADMDAAGVDKAIILSWYWESHDTCIESQAWLLNWTKDYPDRLIGFAPFNAKGGNQALELLRIGLDSGLRGIGELNPPAQGYCYHDEILASALELASEYDASVNFHVTDPTTHDYPGKIETPFASLLDLAKKHESTRFIFAHLGGLEPMRSEEDLPDNIFYDTAACPLLYKKPLYRNFCDSIGHKKVLFGTDYPLKVFPRNPNSPDFVTALEEIRNSGLDQNELAAVCGLNAKEIFNLS; from the coding sequence ATGGTCATCGATAGCCACATCCACCTTTACCCCGAAGAGCTCTCAAAAGATCCTGAGAGCTGGGCAAAAAGGCGAGGAGAAGGCTATTGGCTCGACTGCGTTGCTCCTCCGAAGAGTAAGAGTCTTCAGGCCTGGAGACGAGTCGACGAGCTGCTGGCCGATATGGACGCAGCTGGCGTTGATAAAGCGATCATCCTCTCCTGGTATTGGGAATCTCATGACACCTGTATCGAGAGCCAAGCTTGGCTTTTGAATTGGACAAAAGATTATCCTGATCGTCTCATAGGCTTCGCTCCCTTTAATGCCAAAGGCGGGAACCAAGCCCTCGAACTTCTGCGAATCGGGCTCGACTCGGGGCTGAGAGGCATTGGCGAACTCAACCCGCCGGCACAAGGCTACTGCTACCACGACGAGATCTTGGCATCAGCACTGGAGCTCGCCTCAGAATACGACGCTAGTGTGAACTTTCATGTCACCGACCCGACCACTCACGACTATCCTGGCAAAATAGAAACCCCTTTCGCGTCTTTGCTCGACCTCGCTAAAAAGCACGAGAGCACCCGTTTTATTTTCGCCCATCTAGGAGGATTAGAGCCAATGCGAAGCGAAGAGGATCTCCCCGACAATATTTTCTACGACACCGCAGCCTGCCCGCTTCTCTACAAAAAGCCTTTGTATCGGAATTTCTGCGACAGTATCGGCCATAAAAAGGTCCTATTTGGAACCGACTACCCCTTAAAGGTTTTTCCGAGAAACCCGAACTCGCCGGACTTCGTAACTGCCCTCGAAGAGATTCGAAACTCGGGACTCGACCAAAACGAACTCGCCGCAGTTTGCGGCCTAAACGCTAAGGAAATTTTCAATCTATCATGA